A stretch of the Lolium perenne isolate Kyuss_39 chromosome 3, Kyuss_2.0, whole genome shotgun sequence genome encodes the following:
- the LOC127344422 gene encoding uncharacterized protein isoform X2 has product MAHRGQSDGRTPGLMRHGAFSTASLSARQPLEPSPPTILDILENKLAALTGEAEKLIRENHRLASSHVVLRQDIVETEQEMQMIRSHLGDVQVETDMHIRDLVERIRLMEADIQAGDAVKKELHQVHMEVKRLITERQMLTSEIEIVTKEMPKFPVDNNNLPELVAELDGLRKEHHSLRSAFEYEKNTNIKQVEQMRTMEMNLITMTKEADKLRADVANATNRAHGAHVTAPQPGTAQAAAASAVTNPYANAYANHPSTYQQGTAQAAAYQQGTPQAAAYQQGTPQAAAYQQGTPQAAAYQQGTHQTAAYQQGTPQAAAYQQGNPQAAGYQQGNPQAMAYQHGAYQQGTPQAGAYQQGTQQAGAYQQGTPQAGAYQQGTPQAGGYAYPTAYDANAYQMHANAYAAYSGYPVAGYAQPGYPGTYAAPQHPTTSGAATDGTNVYGAAASTGYPAPPVQASSGAANPGQAPPAPYPATYDPTSGAPR; this is encoded by the exons ATGGCTCATCGCGGACAATCAGATGGACGAACTCCAGGCCTAATGCGCCATGGTGCATTCTCTACAGCCAGCCTCTCTGCCCGCCAACCTTTAGAGCCTTCTCCTCCCACCATTTTGGATATTCTGGAGAACAAGCTTGCCGCGCTGACCGGAGAGGCAGAAAAGCTTATCAGAGAGAATCATCGATTGGCATCAAGCCATGTGGTTTTGAGACAGGATATTGTTGAAACTGAGCAAGAAATGCAAATGATTCGCAGCCACCTAGGTGATGTCCAGGTAGAGACTGATATGCACATAAGAGATTTGGTGGAGAGAATCAGATTAATGGAGGCAGACATACAGGCTGGTGATGCAGTGAAGAAAGAACTTCACCAAGTGCATATGGAGGTAAAGCGGCTTATTACTGAGAGGCAGATGCTTACTTCTGAGATAGAGATAGTGACTAAAGAGATGCCGAAGTTCCCTGTTGACAATAATAACCTTCCGGAATTGGTTGCGGAGCTAGATGGGCTACGGAAAGAGCATCACAGTCTAAG GTCCGCGTTTGAGTATGAAAAAAATACAAACATCAAGCAGGTTGAGCAGATGCGGACAATGGAAATGAACTTGATAACCATGACTAAAGAGGCTGACAAGTTACGAGCTGATGTGGCAAATGCTACAAACCGAGCACATG GAGCACATGTGACAGCTCCACAGCCTGGGACTGCACAAGCTGCTGCGGCGTCAGCAGTCACAAATCCGTATGCAAATGCATATGCCAATCACCCCTCCACATATCAGCAAGGGACTGCTCAAGCAGCAGCATATCAGCAAGGGACTCCTCAAGCAGCAGCATATCAGCAAGGGACACCTCAAGCAGCAGCATATCAGCAAGGGACTCCTCAAGCAGCAGCATATCAGCAAGGAACCCACCAAACGGCGGCGTATCAGCAAGGAACCCCCCAAGCTGCGGCATATCAGCAAGGAAATCCCCAAGCCGCAGGATATCAGCAAGGAAACCCCCAAGCTATGGCATACCAGCATGGAGCATATCAGCAAGGAACCCCACAAGCTGGAGCGTATCAGCAAGGAACCCAACAAGCTGGAGCATATCAGCAAGGAACCCCACAAGCTGGAGCATATCAGCAAGGAACCCCACAAGCCGGAGGATATGCTTACCCAACCGCTTATGACGCCAATGCTTACCAGATGCATGCTAACGCGTACGCCGCCTATTCTGGCTATCCAGTTGCAGGGTATGCACAACCCGGTTATCCTGGCACGTACGCCGCACCTCAGCATCCAACAACCAGTGGCGCGGCTACTGATGGCACAAACGTGTACGGTGCGGCTGCTAGCACGGGGTATCCTGCTCCGCCGGTTCAGGCAAGCAGTGGAGCTGCTAACCCGGGACAGGCACCACCAGCTCCCTATCCTGCAACGTATGACCCTACAAGTGGAGCCCCGAGGTGA
- the LOC127344422 gene encoding uncharacterized protein isoform X1, producing the protein MAHRGQSDGRTPGLMRHGAFSTASLSARQPLEPSPPTILDILENKLAALTGEAEKLIRENHRLASSHVVLRQDIVETEQEMQMIRSHLGDVQVETDMHIRDLVERIRLMEADIQAGDAVKKELHQVHMEVKRLITERQMLTSEIEIVTKEMPKFPVDNNNLPELVAELDGLRKEHHSLRSAFEYEKNTNIKQVEQMRTMEMNLITMTKEADKLRADVANATNRAHAGAHVTAPQPGTAQAAAASAVTNPYANAYANHPSTYQQGTAQAAAYQQGTPQAAAYQQGTPQAAAYQQGTPQAAAYQQGTHQTAAYQQGTPQAAAYQQGNPQAAGYQQGNPQAMAYQHGAYQQGTPQAGAYQQGTQQAGAYQQGTPQAGAYQQGTPQAGGYAYPTAYDANAYQMHANAYAAYSGYPVAGYAQPGYPGTYAAPQHPTTSGAATDGTNVYGAAASTGYPAPPVQASSGAANPGQAPPAPYPATYDPTSGAPR; encoded by the exons ATGGCTCATCGCGGACAATCAGATGGACGAACTCCAGGCCTAATGCGCCATGGTGCATTCTCTACAGCCAGCCTCTCTGCCCGCCAACCTTTAGAGCCTTCTCCTCCCACCATTTTGGATATTCTGGAGAACAAGCTTGCCGCGCTGACCGGAGAGGCAGAAAAGCTTATCAGAGAGAATCATCGATTGGCATCAAGCCATGTGGTTTTGAGACAGGATATTGTTGAAACTGAGCAAGAAATGCAAATGATTCGCAGCCACCTAGGTGATGTCCAGGTAGAGACTGATATGCACATAAGAGATTTGGTGGAGAGAATCAGATTAATGGAGGCAGACATACAGGCTGGTGATGCAGTGAAGAAAGAACTTCACCAAGTGCATATGGAGGTAAAGCGGCTTATTACTGAGAGGCAGATGCTTACTTCTGAGATAGAGATAGTGACTAAAGAGATGCCGAAGTTCCCTGTTGACAATAATAACCTTCCGGAATTGGTTGCGGAGCTAGATGGGCTACGGAAAGAGCATCACAGTCTAAG GTCCGCGTTTGAGTATGAAAAAAATACAAACATCAAGCAGGTTGAGCAGATGCGGACAATGGAAATGAACTTGATAACCATGACTAAAGAGGCTGACAAGTTACGAGCTGATGTGGCAAATGCTACAAACCGAGCACATG CAGGAGCACATGTGACAGCTCCACAGCCTGGGACTGCACAAGCTGCTGCGGCGTCAGCAGTCACAAATCCGTATGCAAATGCATATGCCAATCACCCCTCCACATATCAGCAAGGGACTGCTCAAGCAGCAGCATATCAGCAAGGGACTCCTCAAGCAGCAGCATATCAGCAAGGGACACCTCAAGCAGCAGCATATCAGCAAGGGACTCCTCAAGCAGCAGCATATCAGCAAGGAACCCACCAAACGGCGGCGTATCAGCAAGGAACCCCCCAAGCTGCGGCATATCAGCAAGGAAATCCCCAAGCCGCAGGATATCAGCAAGGAAACCCCCAAGCTATGGCATACCAGCATGGAGCATATCAGCAAGGAACCCCACAAGCTGGAGCGTATCAGCAAGGAACCCAACAAGCTGGAGCATATCAGCAAGGAACCCCACAAGCTGGAGCATATCAGCAAGGAACCCCACAAGCCGGAGGATATGCTTACCCAACCGCTTATGACGCCAATGCTTACCAGATGCATGCTAACGCGTACGCCGCCTATTCTGGCTATCCAGTTGCAGGGTATGCACAACCCGGTTATCCTGGCACGTACGCCGCACCTCAGCATCCAACAACCAGTGGCGCGGCTACTGATGGCACAAACGTGTACGGTGCGGCTGCTAGCACGGGGTATCCTGCTCCGCCGGTTCAGGCAAGCAGTGGAGCTGCTAACCCGGGACAGGCACCACCAGCTCCCTATCCTGCAACGTATGACCCTACAAGTGGAGCCCCGAGGTGA
- the LOC127344420 gene encoding uncharacterized protein, giving the protein MPPPAQPDHEQPQPQPHHETLPIHRLLELIKSDPDPAAALAHLERLVATWPAYTPPQPLLFHLLRRLATASPSRLPRLLGLLPNLRHRPRFSESAALVVLSAFSRALMPDAALAAFRRLPAFLGCNPGVRSHNALLDAFVRARRFSDADAFFASLSHGAFGRRIAPNLQTYNIILRSLCSRGDLDRALTLFDSLRRHHVLSPDRVTYSTLMSGLVKHNRVDNALYLLDEMPSYQVQPDAVCYNAVLGGCFKSRESEKAMRVWEQLVRDPGASPNLATYNVMLDGLCKLGKFKEVGEVWERMVANNHQGDMVTHGILIHGLCQSGDVDGAARVYSEMIKTGLVPDSAIYNSLIKGFCQAGRVDAAWKFWDSASVSGIRNVSTYNIMLKGLFDGGMVDEARDLWERLKKDTSFSPDMVTFGTMIHGLCEKGFVNKALQILDEAQISGKELDGFSYSSMIRGLCKDGRLDDAVRLYEKISMDGCKLSSHIYNALISGFCQASKFTDAVRIYNEMTDSGCPPTIITYNTLIDCLCKAEKYQEASSFTRKMIEKGCTLDVKTYGSLIRGLFRDKKIDAALALWNQILDKGIRADVMMHNILIHGLCSAGKVDEASRLLSEMKEKNNCRPNLVTYNTLMYGFYETGCFDKAASIWTAIIKNGMVPDIISYNTRIKGLCSCHRTPEGVQLLEELVARGIIPTVITWNILVRAVIKYGPIQI; this is encoded by the coding sequence ATGCCGCCGCCGGCGCAGCCCGACCACGAGCAGCCGCAGCCGCAGCCTCACCACGAGACGCTCCCCATCCACCGCCTTCTCGAGCTGATCAAGTCCGATCCCGACCCGGCCGCCGCGCTCGCCCACCTGGAGCGCCTCGTCGCCACCTGGCCGGCCTACACCCCGCCGCAGCCGCTCCTCTTCCACCTGCTCCGCCGCCTCGCCACCGCCTCCCCGTCCCGCCTGCCGCGCCTCCTCGGCCTCCTCCCCAACCTCCGCCACCGCCCGCGCTTCTCCGAGTCCGCCGCCCTCGTCGTCCTCTCCGCCTTCTCCCGCGCGCTCATGCCCGACGCCGCGCTCGCCGCCTTCCGCCGCCTCCCCGCCTTCCTCGGCTGCAACCCGGGTGTCCGCTCCCACAACGCGCTCCTCGACGCCTTCGTGCGGGCCCGCCGCTTCTCCGACGCGGACGCCTTCTTCGCGTCCCTCTCCCACGGCGCCTTCGGCCGCCGCATCGCCCCCAACCTCCAGACCTACAACATCATCCTCCGCTCCCTCTGCAGCCGCGGGGACCTCGACCGAGCTCTCACACTATTCGACTCCCTTCGCCGCCACCATGTACTCTCTCCCGACCGCGTCACCTACTCCACTCTCATGTCCGGCCTCGTCAAACACAATCGCGTGGACAATGCGCTCTACCTGCTCGACGAAATGCCGAGCTATCAAGTGCAGCCTGATGCCGTCTGTTACAATGCGGTGCTCGGAGGGTGTTTCAAGAGCCGTGAATCTGAGAAAGCGATGAGGGTGTGGGAGCAGCTGGTGAGAGACCCTGGTGCAAGTCCCAACCTGGCCACGTACAATGTCATGCTTGATGGCTTGTGTAAACTCGGCAAGTTTAAGGAGGTGGGCGAGGTATGGGAGAGGATGGTGGCCAATAATCACCAAGGGGATATGGTTACCCATGGGATCCTGATTCACGGTTTGTGCCAGTCAGGGGATGTGGATGGTGCGGCAAGGGTGTACTCAGAGATGATCAAGACTGGGCTTGTTCCTGATTCCGCCATATATAATTCGCTCATCAAGGGCTTCTGCCAAGCGGGCAGGGTAGATGCGGCTTGGAAATTCTGGGACTCGGCTAGTGTTTCTGGGATCCGTAATGTGTCAACCTATAATATAATGTTGAAGGGGCTTTTTGATGGTGGTATGGTCGATGAAGCTAGAGACTTGTGGGAGCGGTTGAAGAAAGACACTTCGTTCTCCCCTGACATGGTGACTTTTGGCACTATGATCCATGGGCTATGCGAGAAAGGCTTTGTTAACAAGGCACTTCAAATCTTGGACGAAGCGCAAATTAGTGGTAAAGAATTGGATGGATTCTCATATTCATCCATGATACGTGGATTGTGCAAGGATGGGAGGCTGGATGATGCAGTAAGGTTGTATGAGAAGATATCTATGGATGGCTGCAAACTTAGCTCTCATATTTACAACGCACTAATAAGTGGGTTCTGCCAAGCATCTAAGTTTACTGATGCTGTAAGAATATACAATGAGATGACGGACAGTGGGTGTCCTCCTACCATCATCACGTACAACACTCTAATAGATTGTCTGTGTAAGGCTGAAAAGTATCAAGAAGCTTCAAGCTTTACAAGGAAAATGATAGAGAAAGGTTGCACACTAGATGTCAAAACTTATGGTTCATTGATTCGTGGTCTATTTAGAGATAAAAAGATTGACGCTGCCCTTGCTCTCTGGAACCAAATTCTTGATAAGGGTATTCGGGCAGATGTTATGATGCATAATATCTTAATCCATGGTCTTTGTTCTGCTGGGAAAGTAGATGAAGCTTCACGTCTTCTTTCAGAGATGAAAGAGAAGAATAACTGTCGCCCAAATCTAGTGACCTATAACACACTAATGTATGGATTTTATGAAACGGGTTGTTTTGACAAAGCAGCATCTATTTGGACAGCTATTATAAAAAATGGTATGGTGCCAGATATAATTTCGTACAATACAAGAATTAAGGGTCTATGCTCTTGCCACCGAACACCCGAGGGAGTCCAGTTACTGGAGGAGTTAGTTGCACGAGGCATTATACCAACAGTCATTACATGGAATATACTGGTCAGAGCTGTGATCAAATATGGACCTATTCAAATATGA